AAGCAGCTCCGGAGGCTACCGAAGCGACCGAGAACGCCGAAGCTACTGAGGCTGAGGTCAATGAGGAAGCTGTCGAAGAATCCGAGGCTCAGAATAAAGCTGCTGAAGCTGAAGAAAAGGCTGCTGACAAGTAGTTCCTGAGCTTTAGCAAACAGACTGCTTCACCACCCCGGAATCATGGTAGAACCATGAGGAGCCGGGGTGTTTTTATGCCATAATCACGTCCCTTCGGTGCGTTAAGGTATGAATATGACTTCACGCCGTGAGCTTTATGCCGGTATCTGCCTCATCCTCGGTCTTATCTGTGGGTATGGAGGACAATTTATTGCAGCTATTCGCTGGCCCGTGCTGTACACTCCCCGCTATAACCTCATTGGTGATTTCAGCGTCCGAACCTGTGGTGCGTGGGTAGAAGATTACTCCCAGAGAAATCTCTGTAGCCCGGGGTCTGTATGGTTCAGCATAGGGCTATTCCTTGCTGGTGTTGCTGCAGCGGGTGCAGCTACTTTCTTGGTTCTGCACATGCGTCGAGCCGTCATTCTCTATGCTCTTGGCGCCAGCCTTATCCTCTGGGCGTTTCTCGGGGCCGACGCCCACCCGAGGGCACACCTCTGGGTGGGTGCACTAACCGCCCTGCTGTTATGGCTTAGCGTCCTTCTTCTTCGCCCCACAGTTGCCTGGACCTGGATGTGGTGCGTCTTCTCCCTGATCGGCATGATCCTGGCACTCCGGCATGCTACTGCAGGTCCGCTTGGAGAACCAGGGCTATATCAGCGGATGGCAATTGATTGTTTGAGTTTGGGCTTCCTCATGCACGCGACATGGTTAATTAAGCGTGGTCGCCAATCGGGGGTTGCTCAGCAGACTCGACGTCAACAGCAAGGGGAAGAAAGAAAAGAAAAAGACAGGGCCATTGTGGAAGCAGCTCGGAAGTTGGAGGACCAGTGAGTGGTGCAACGGCTCGACTGAAATTAGGGGTCAGCTATGAAGGAAGCGGGTTTCATGGTTGGGCTCGGCAAAAAGACGCTAGCCTTCGTACCGTTCAACAGGAACTGGAAGAAGCACTGTCACTGGTGCTTCGGTGCCCGGTCCAGTTGGTTGTGGCGGGGAGAACAGATGCTGGGGTACACGCCAGTGGGCAAGTAGCTCACGCAGATGTCCCAGTCGACTGTCTGGAGCAGCGAAGCCTAGCAGGACAACCGCAGCGGTTAGTGCGTCGACTCTCCCGGCTCCTCGACACAGATGTGCGTCTCACCAGTTGTGCATTTGCTCCGCCGGGTTTCGACGCCCGCTTTTCTGCGTTATCCCGCACCTATGAATACCGCGTCAGTACTGATCCTTCCGGCCCTCTCCCGACCCGGCGGCTAGAGACCGGATGGTGGCCCCGCCAACTAGACTTCTCCATCCTCAACGATGTGGCCCAGCGACTAACCGGTTTGCATGACTTTGCTGCTTTCTGCAAAGCTCGACCACACTCCACAACCATTCGAGACTTGCAGTTTTTCCACTGGGAAGACATATCGACCCCGAGTGAACCTGGCCTGTATCGAGCGCGGCTTCGAGCCGATGCTTTTTGCTGGAACATGGTGCGAGCACTTGTCGGAGCCTCCCTTAAATGTGCCGATGGTCGTCTTGATCTTGACGCAGTCCCCGGTTTACTCACCGAACATCAACGATCATCTCTCGTGCCCTTGGCTGAAGCTAGAGGGTTAACCTTGGTGGGGGTACATTATCCACCTGATGAAGAACTCGCTAGCCGGGCAGCAGTAACGCGGAAACGCCGAAATTCTTTAATCGATTGACATTAGCCTGGTGTTACAATCCATCCGATTGGAAACTTCCCAGCGAAAGGAACGACAAGACCGTCATGGGGCTGTTGGGCGTCACCGTGCTAGGCATCATAGTTTTTTGTGTCCCTGGTGCCTTATTCGCCTGGATCACTGGTCTCCGGGCACCGTGGTCGGCGGCGTTAGGCCTACCGATTAGTTTTGGTATTTATGGCTTTGCCGGTTGGCTAACCAGCGTTATCGGGGTTCGCTACAACTTGATCTCGGTGATCGCAGTATGGTGTGGTTTCTTAATCATCGCAGCGCTGTGGCGGTGGGGCGGACGCACCTTTGAGCGTTGGCCGCATCACCCTGAATCAGAGGTCGCGGTGGCTGCTCAAGGTGGTCGGTCATTAGTCATCGAAACGCCGCTAGATCTCAACTCACATCCCGTAGCAGAACCATCAGCTACCGCCACTACCACCAAACCGAAAGGGTGGAGGCTGGGAAGTCCCGGGGGTCTAGGGGATCCTATCTGGTTGCTTCCCGCGGCGGGGGTCCTTGTGGGAATGCTGGTGATAATGCTGCCTAGTTTGCAGTGGATCAACGCTCTTCCTCATGGGATGGACACTATTTTCCAAGGTTGGGATGTTCTATGGCATGCCAATGTCGTCCGGTGGATTGATGAAACCGGGATTGCAGACCCTACCCGTATGGGAGAGCTACACAATCCAGAAACGCACCAGGCCATGTATTATCCCGTTGCTTGGCATGCTGGCACCTGGGTATTAGCCCATCTAGCTGGATTAACTCCAAATACGGCAATTAATTATTCCTCTGTCATTATCCCCGGAATCATTCTGCCGGTTAGTGGGGCGACGGTTGCGTGGCGGCTCATCAACGATCGAGGAATTTTCTCCCAAATCGCTGCAGCTAGCGGCGCTGTCATTGTCACCGTCATTCCCGCCTATTACTGGGTTGGAAACTATGTTGGCGCCTGGCCATACACCGCCGCTTTATGCGCATCCGGGGTGGTGTTAGCTGCATTCATGGCTGCCCCTTATCGGCCAATAATGCTGCTAAGCTGTGGGCTTTCTTTTATGGGCCTAGTCCAGCTGCATCCTGCAGCAGCCACCGTAGTGATCACTGGCCTAGGACTATGGTGGTTGTGTTGGCTGGTGTGGAAGCCGGTTCGTACCCCGCAATCTTTCCTTGGTTCACTTGGCTGTCGGCTTCGCGATGTCCTCATCTTGGCGGCAGGCGGGATTATCGGCATTCTCCCGCTCTTGCCTCAGCTCCTAGGGCGCGAAGGTGAAGTAGACGCAGTTGCTAGTTTCAGCGCTACCGAAGACCTTTCCACCCGAGACTCCATCCTCGAAGTCATCACCATGACGACCCGCCACGTCAATGAAGGGGCTCCGTTTAATCCTGCCTGGATCCTTTTGCTCGCAGCGATTGGCGCCATAGCATTAGTTTTCTGGTGGAAAAATATCTGGGCCTTGCTCTTTTACCTGCTCAGCGCAGCATTGACGTATAACGCTCTTACTCCGTTGCCGGATCCCTACGGGAAGATTCTTAACCTCATAGGTCAATTGCATTACGCTACCCCGCACCGATTAATCATGCCGGTGGCGTTATTGACTGCGACGGCTGCGGGCGTCGGGCTGGCCGCAGTGCTGGGATTAATTTTTAGCCCCCTGCGACGGTGGGCGCCAAAGACCGGCGGGGCAGTGTTAGTGGTGCTTTCGCTTACTCTCACTGGGGCATGTGGGTGGTTTGGCTTCCAATCCATACAGGAAGAAGCACGGTGGTCTGTTCAGAATTTGCGGACGATTAGCATCACCGTCACTGATCGAGACCGTCACGCTTTTAACTGGTTAGCTCAGCAACCCAGGGCCTACCAGGGGTTAATCATGCATGATCCGTCCGACGGCGCGGGGTGGATGTATGCGCTGAATGGTTTACCTAGCGTGGCACGACATTATCATTGGCCGCTTCCTATGAAATCCTCCAAACTTTATGCGCTGTGGAGAGGAATTGACCAGCTTGGCACCGGGGCAAAGAACGATCCTGATGCCGCTAACCACGTCGACCAGTTAGCTAAAGATCTTGATATCCGATACTTGGTTTTATCTCCACCTAATTATTGGGACTTCCAAAAACCGTGGCTTCCACTCACGGAGGGAACTTATCAAACCCCCGGTTTAACATTGGTATATAAGGACGCTGAAGACGCCATTTTTGTGGTGAATGCTGAATTTAGCGATGAGGAAATCAATGCCATGCGCTCATCGGGGGAGTCGCCGGATCCCTTACCGCATCAACCCACCCTCGGGGAATTGGGGTTGGCAAAAACACCAGCTGAGATAAATAAGCCCTATTATCACCGACCCGGAGACGGCCGAACCTGATATACTCACCTGACACCGATTTACTAGGGGGTTGAATCGGTAGCGATGATCCACAACCACAGGGGGGAATAGTGGCAGAACCTCTCATTTCCACATCCTCGGCGCAAGTAAGCGGACATAGATTTCTCAAGAGGAGAGTAGAACACGCCTTGGTTTTAGGCGACGCCAGGATGATTCATGATCCTCTTGGGCGACGACAACGAGCCGCGCTTTTCGGGTTTATCGCCGCGCTCCTTCTAGGGTTGGGCGCAGGAGCATTGGCTGTGCTTCAACCTGCCATTGATCCAGGCGAAGCACCTATACTTCGGAGTGATTCGGGGGCCCTTTTTGTTCGAGTGGGGCCAACGGTTCACCCCGTATCAAACCTAGCCTCCGCGCGGTTAATTATTGGTTCCCCGGCTGATCCGGTGACCATCTCCGATGAGGTACTCCTTCAAGAACCCATGGGTTCACCGATAGGAATACTTGACGCGCCGGGAGTTTTTGCCAATCACCCCATTTCTGATCTGGCATGGAGCGTATGTCAGGAATCTGCCGGCGATATTGTGGTGAGCGCCAAGAAAAACCACGACGCTAGTGCCGACAACGAGGCTGTATTAGTACGCCAAGGAGAAGAAGAATGGTTAGTTGATGCCGTGGGGCGAAGAAAACTACCCGACCCAGCTAGTGTCGAAGGTCGTGCCGTGCGCAGGAATCTGGGGATTGATTCTGCGACACCGCGATGGCAACCGCCGGAGGCGCTACTTAATGCGGCTACTGAACTTCCGGCAATATCTCTTCCTCCGGGAGTGGTTCTTCATACCGGTGATGGAGGATATTGGCTAGAGCATGAAGGAAAAATTCGATTTCTTTCGGGGGTTCAGTCTGCGATTTTGATTGATGCAGGTCGAGAAGAACGACACGTGAGTAGAGGTTATCCTGCTCAGCAACCGGATTCTCTAGAGCCAGAAATAGATCTTCCTCGTTTTGCTCCTAGGTGGTTAGATCCGGCGGACAATGATCTCTGCTTTTTAGGGGAAGGGGGGTTGCAGAAAGGAAGAAAGACAGCGGAGAAACTAGGAGTCCGCCTAGCCGGTGATTCTTTGGCACAGCGGTATATCGGCGCTGGGGTGGGAGCAATAGGGATAAAAACTGGAGGAGGTTTATACCTTATTTCCGAGTGGGGTGGGGTTCATCAGGTGGTGGACCAGGAGGCCGCGGAAGCCTTGGGGTTGTCGGAAGAAAATGCCAGTTCAGCGCCGTGGATGATCATTCGATTACTGGCTCAAGGAAGCGCGTTGGGGCGCTCAGAGATACCGTTATTAGAGGAAAAAGATTGACCGAAATAGGGTGGAGTACTTAGAGCCATTAAGCATTTAAAGGCCTAGTCTAGATCCCTATGCGGTGGATGGAATCTTTATTGGATCAGATTGATCGGATGACTAATTCATTTCATCTGGGGCGAGGGCTCGACGCGAAAACTGTTCAGCCGGTGGGGTGGGAAGCTCATGAAGAAGCTATCCGTGCGATGCGTCGGAGTTATGCAGAGATCCCTGTTCAGCAGCGAATCAGATTAGGGAAAACCACATCTAATGTATTTCGGGCGAGGACTACCTCGACAGCGACGCTGGATGTCTCTGGGCTTCGAGGGGTCATTGCTGTTGATCCGGTGGAACGAACCGCCGATGTTCAGGGGATGTGTACCTATGAGGACTTAGTGGATGCCACTTTGCCTTTTGGGTTAAGCCCGACGGTAGTGCCGCAGTTAAAAACCATTACCTTGGGTGGGGCAGTGACCGGTATGGGGGTGGAATCAACGTCGTTTTGCCAGGGGCTTCCTCACGAGGCGGTGGAAGAACTCGATATCCTTACCGGGACGGGGGACATCCTCACGTGTTCGGCTCACCATAACGTCGATCTTTTTCGCAGCTTCCCTAATTCTTACGGGAGCCTTGGCTACGCGCTGAGACTGAAAATCCACTTAGTTCCCGTTTCTCCCGTAGTCGAGCTCAGACACGTCCGCTGCCATAGCAGTGATGAGGCAGCCAACCTGCTAGAAAGCATCGCCACGACCAAGAGCTACCAAGGTTTAGACGTCGAATTCTTAGACGGGGTAGCTTTTTCGCCAACCGAGATCTATCTCAGCCTAGGACGAGGAATCCCCGACGGACCACCATTAAGTGACTACACCCGGCAGCGCATTTACTACCGTTCTCTCCAACACTCCACCGGAATATTGCGAGACTACCTCAGCATTCGCGATTATTTTTGGCGATGGGATCCGGATTGGTTTTGGTGTTCGCGAGCTTTCGGCGTTCAACACCCACGCATCCGAAAACTGTGGCCGCGAGATCTATTGCGCTCCAATATTTACTGGAAGCTCATCGACTGGGACCGGAAATACAATATCGCTGATCGTTTGGAAGCTCGAGCCGGACGCCCTGCCCGAGAACGCGTAGTTCAAGATATCGAAGTCACCTGTGATCGACTCCCAGAATTTTTAAAATGGTTTTTTCAGGCCAGTGACATCCAACCAGTATGGCTATGCCCTATTCAATTGCGCGACGGGGTTGATGACCTAATAGCTCAAGGCACGCTCACTAAAGAGTCCCCGCACCCGTGGCCCCTGTACCCCCTAGATTCCCGGAGTCTCTGGGTCAACGTTGGTTTCTGGTCTAGTGTTCCAGTGAACTTGTTGGGAGATAACACAGCCCCGGGAGCATTTAATCGACTAATTGAGCACAAAGTGAAGGATCTTGGGGGGCATAAGTCGCTGTATTCGGAGTCTTTTTATAGCGAATCGGAGTTCAAGGAACTTTATGGTGGAGATATTCCAGAAAAACTCAAAAGCATTTATGACCCTCAAGGACGGTTCCCTCGGCTCTATGAAAAAACCGTCGGGGGTTCCTGAGGCGGATGAGGACAGTGCATGACCAAGAAAACAGGATAGATCGAAGCCAGAGAGTGACGATGAGATTGACCGGAGTAGAAAAGAGCGTGAAAGAGAATGCCGAGTAGTGATCGAGCACCGATGAATATTGCCGAGATGGTGGAGGCTTTGACCGTCGCGCCGTTGCCCCTAAGGATTAGTGCTTTTGATGGTTCAGCTACCGGGCCGGACGATAGCCCCTTCCGACTCGATGTGGCTAATGAACAAGGATTGGCCTACATTGCTACCGCACCTGGAGATTTGGGTTTGGCCCGAGCCTATATCACCGGCGGGCTAGAAATCTCTGGTGAACACCCAGCTCATCCCTATCGTATGTTCGATATCTTGCAGCAACTCTACAAAGCAGTTCGACGTCCCGATGCGGCGACTGTGGTGACCTTATTGCGTTCACTTCGGCGATACAATGCACTAAAGATTCAACCTATTCCAGAGGTGGAACAGACAAGTCGATGGCGAAAGGCCCTGGTGGAGGGGCTTTCGAGGCATTCCAAAGAGCGCGATAAAGAATCTGTGTCCTCACACTACGATGTAGGAAATAATTTCTATGAGTTAGTCTTGGGCGACTCTATGACTTACACCTGCGCTTATTATCCATCTGCGGATACTTCGTTAGAGGATGCTCAAGATAATAAACACCGCCTGGTGTTTGAGAAACTCCATCTCAAAGAAGGCGATCGTCTTTTGGACGTCGGTTGTGGCTGGGGGCAGATGGTGATGTACGCGGCCCGACGCGGCGTGAAGTCTCTGGGGGTCACCTTGTCTCAGCAACAATATGAGTGGGCTCGTGCTGCTATTGCCGAGGAAGGCTTAGAGGGCCTAGCTGAGGTGCGATGCCTTGATTATCGTGACGTTAAAGAAGAGGATTTTGATGCGGTTTCTGCAATCGGAATCCTGGAGCACATCGGCCGAGATAACTATGAAAATTTCTTCACCCAGATTTATTCCAAGCTAAAACCCGGTGGTCGGATGCTTAATCATTGCATCACCTATCCCGACAATCGATTCCGGAAAACAGGTAGTTTTATTGATCGCTATATTTTCCCCGACGGAGAATTGGCAGGTTCGGGAACAATTATCTCGACTATGCAAGATGCTGGTTTCGAAGTTCTCCACGAAGAAAACCTGCGTTACGATTATCAGCGGACGCTGCATGATTGGTGTGAAAATCTCAAAGCACACTGGGATCAGGCAACCACCCTCGTCGGGGAGCCTATCGCTAAGCTCTGGGGACTCTACATGGCAGGTTCTGAGTGGGGATTTGAACATAATATAGTTCAGCTCCATCAAGTCCTGGGGATAAAGCTATTAGATGATGGTTCCCGGGGAGATATTCCACGAAGATTCTGGTGGCAGCCCTAAAGCTCTACTAGGGTAGGGACCGTTATGGCAACGATGCGGCAGATGGTCCATGAACGGATCGAAAGAATACAAGAGACCCACCAAAAAACTAAGCAAAGTCGCTATGGTTTCCTGGTCCGACCTCTCACACTGATTTTAGGCTGGACGGTAGTCATCATCGGGATCATTACTATCCCTCTGCCCGGTCAAGGGTGGTTGACAACGTTTGTGGGAGTGGGAATTCTCTCTCTGGAGCAAAAATGGGCCAGAAACCTTTTGGGGTGGGGTGTTCACCAGTATGATCGCCTGGCGGCATGGTATAGCCGGCAAAGTCTGAGCGCCAGGGTTTTCATGATGGCTGTTTTAGTCGTGGTGATCTGGGTGGTGTTCATCGCCCTGGCTTATGGTTTCTGGCGTTGGGGCTCCGCGGAGTGGTTAGATCCTCTGGCCCGGTGGATCGGCTTGCATCGTTAACTAACCATCCGAGGATCACGAATCCACAGACAACCACGAGTAAGAAAGCGGTTCTTTGTTGTGGGCGTGGATCTTGCTGTTGTGGTGCGGGAAGGGAAATAGATCGAGTTTCGGTGTCTTCTACTGTGGTAGGCCCAGGCAGATGCCCAAGTGCACGAAGCGGATCAAGCTCACCATTTGCTGGCCATGCTGCG
This genomic interval from Corynebacterium poyangense contains the following:
- a CDS encoding tRNA pseudouridine synthase A; amino-acid sequence: MSGATARLKLGVSYEGSGFHGWARQKDASLRTVQQELEEALSLVLRCPVQLVVAGRTDAGVHASGQVAHADVPVDCLEQRSLAGQPQRLVRRLSRLLDTDVRLTSCAFAPPGFDARFSALSRTYEYRVSTDPSGPLPTRRLETGWWPRQLDFSILNDVAQRLTGLHDFAAFCKARPHSTTIRDLQFFHWEDISTPSEPGLYRARLRADAFCWNMVRALVGASLKCADGRLDLDAVPGLLTEHQRSSLVPLAEARGLTLVGVHYPPDEELASRAAVTRKRRNSLID
- a CDS encoding DUF6541 family protein, with amino-acid sequence MGLLGVTVLGIIVFCVPGALFAWITGLRAPWSAALGLPISFGIYGFAGWLTSVIGVRYNLISVIAVWCGFLIIAALWRWGGRTFERWPHHPESEVAVAAQGGRSLVIETPLDLNSHPVAEPSATATTTKPKGWRLGSPGGLGDPIWLLPAAGVLVGMLVIMLPSLQWINALPHGMDTIFQGWDVLWHANVVRWIDETGIADPTRMGELHNPETHQAMYYPVAWHAGTWVLAHLAGLTPNTAINYSSVIIPGIILPVSGATVAWRLINDRGIFSQIAAASGAVIVTVIPAYYWVGNYVGAWPYTAALCASGVVLAAFMAAPYRPIMLLSCGLSFMGLVQLHPAAATVVITGLGLWWLCWLVWKPVRTPQSFLGSLGCRLRDVLILAAGGIIGILPLLPQLLGREGEVDAVASFSATEDLSTRDSILEVITMTTRHVNEGAPFNPAWILLLAAIGAIALVFWWKNIWALLFYLLSAALTYNALTPLPDPYGKILNLIGQLHYATPHRLIMPVALLTATAAGVGLAAVLGLIFSPLRRWAPKTGGAVLVVLSLTLTGACGWFGFQSIQEEARWSVQNLRTISITVTDRDRHAFNWLAQQPRAYQGLIMHDPSDGAGWMYALNGLPSVARHYHWPLPMKSSKLYALWRGIDQLGTGAKNDPDAANHVDQLAKDLDIRYLVLSPPNYWDFQKPWLPLTEGTYQTPGLTLVYKDAEDAIFVVNAEFSDEEINAMRSSGESPDPLPHQPTLGELGLAKTPAEINKPYYHRPGDGRT
- the eccB gene encoding type VII secretion protein EccB: MAEPLISTSSAQVSGHRFLKRRVEHALVLGDARMIHDPLGRRQRAALFGFIAALLLGLGAGALAVLQPAIDPGEAPILRSDSGALFVRVGPTVHPVSNLASARLIIGSPADPVTISDEVLLQEPMGSPIGILDAPGVFANHPISDLAWSVCQESAGDIVVSAKKNHDASADNEAVLVRQGEEEWLVDAVGRRKLPDPASVEGRAVRRNLGIDSATPRWQPPEALLNAATELPAISLPPGVVLHTGDGGYWLEHEGKIRFLSGVQSAILIDAGREERHVSRGYPAQQPDSLEPEIDLPRFAPRWLDPADNDLCFLGEGGLQKGRKTAEKLGVRLAGDSLAQRYIGAGVGAIGIKTGGGLYLISEWGGVHQVVDQEAAEALGLSEENASSAPWMIIRLLAQGSALGRSEIPLLEEKD
- a CDS encoding FAD-binding oxidoreductase, which encodes MESLLDQIDRMTNSFHLGRGLDAKTVQPVGWEAHEEAIRAMRRSYAEIPVQQRIRLGKTTSNVFRARTTSTATLDVSGLRGVIAVDPVERTADVQGMCTYEDLVDATLPFGLSPTVVPQLKTITLGGAVTGMGVESTSFCQGLPHEAVEELDILTGTGDILTCSAHHNVDLFRSFPNSYGSLGYALRLKIHLVPVSPVVELRHVRCHSSDEAANLLESIATTKSYQGLDVEFLDGVAFSPTEIYLSLGRGIPDGPPLSDYTRQRIYYRSLQHSTGILRDYLSIRDYFWRWDPDWFWCSRAFGVQHPRIRKLWPRDLLRSNIYWKLIDWDRKYNIADRLEARAGRPARERVVQDIEVTCDRLPEFLKWFFQASDIQPVWLCPIQLRDGVDDLIAQGTLTKESPHPWPLYPLDSRSLWVNVGFWSSVPVNLLGDNTAPGAFNRLIEHKVKDLGGHKSLYSESFYSESEFKELYGGDIPEKLKSIYDPQGRFPRLYEKTVGGS
- a CDS encoding SAM-dependent methyltransferase; protein product: MPSSDRAPMNIAEMVEALTVAPLPLRISAFDGSATGPDDSPFRLDVANEQGLAYIATAPGDLGLARAYITGGLEISGEHPAHPYRMFDILQQLYKAVRRPDAATVVTLLRSLRRYNALKIQPIPEVEQTSRWRKALVEGLSRHSKERDKESVSSHYDVGNNFYELVLGDSMTYTCAYYPSADTSLEDAQDNKHRLVFEKLHLKEGDRLLDVGCGWGQMVMYAARRGVKSLGVTLSQQQYEWARAAIAEEGLEGLAEVRCLDYRDVKEEDFDAVSAIGILEHIGRDNYENFFTQIYSKLKPGGRMLNHCITYPDNRFRKTGSFIDRYIFPDGELAGSGTIISTMQDAGFEVLHEENLRYDYQRTLHDWCENLKAHWDQATTLVGEPIAKLWGLYMAGSEWGFEHNIVQLHQVLGIKLLDDGSRGDIPRRFWWQP
- a CDS encoding TIGR02611 family protein; this encodes MATMRQMVHERIERIQETHQKTKQSRYGFLVRPLTLILGWTVVIIGIITIPLPGQGWLTTFVGVGILSLEQKWARNLLGWGVHQYDRLAAWYSRQSLSARVFMMAVLVVVIWVVFIALAYGFWRWGSAEWLDPLARWIGLHR